One genomic region from Kwoniella dejecticola CBS 10117 chromosome 1, complete sequence encodes:
- a CDS encoding ADP,ATP carrier protein — MADAVRKPKDAKAFLTDFLMGGVSAAVSKTAAAPIERIKLLVQNQDEMIKQGRLATPYKGIGDCFSRTYKEEGLASLWRGNTANVIRYFPTQALNFAFKDYFKSLFGFKKSEGYWKWFAGNIASGGAAGASSLLFVYSLDYARTRLANDNKSAKKGGSRQFNGLVDVYRKTLASDGIAGLYRGFVPSVVGIIVYRGLYFGLYDSIKPVILVGPLEGNFLASFALGWTVTTSAGLASYPLDTIRRRMMMTSGGTVHYKSMFDAASQIVAKEGIRSLFKGAGANILRGVAGAGVLSLYDKMQELMFGKVYSVS; from the exons ATGGCCGACGCAGTTAGAAAACCCAAGGATGCCAAAGCTTTCTTAACCGATTTCTTGATGGGTGGTGTTTCCGCCGCTGTCTCCAAGACCGCTGCCGCCCCCATTGAGCGAATCAAGCTTTTGGTTCAAAACCAAGATGAGAT GATCAAGCAAGGTCGTCTCGCTACCCCTTACAAGGGTATCGGTGACTGTTTCTCCCGAACCTACAAGGAGGAAGGTCTCGCTTCCCTCTGGAGAGGTAACACCGCCAACGTTATCCGATACTTCCCTACCCAAGCCTTGAACTTTGCCTTCAAGGACTACTTCAAGTCCTTGTTCGGTTTCAAGAAGTCCGAGGGTTACTGGAAGTGGTTCGCCGGTAACATCGCTTCCGGTGGTGCTGCTGGTGCCTCTTCTTTGCTCTTCGTCTACTCTCTTGATTACGCCCGAACTCGATTGGCCAACGACAACAAGTCCGCCAAGAAGGGTGGTTCTAGACAATTCAACGGTTTGGTCGATGTTTACAGAAAGACCCTCGCTTCCGATGGTATCGCCGGTCTTTACAGAGGTTTCGTTCCTTCCGTCGTCGGTATCATTGTCTACAGAGGTCTCTACTTCGGTCTTTACGATTCTATCAAGCCTGTCATCCTTGTTGGTCCTCTTGAAGGTAACTTCTTGGCCTCTTTCGCCCTTGGTTGGACCGTCACCACCTCCGCCGGTCTCGCTTCTTACCCCCTTGATACCATCAGacgaagaatgatgatgacctcCGGTGGAACCGTCCACTACAAGTCCATGTTCGACGCCGCCTCTCAAATCGTCGCCAAGGAGGGTATCAGATCTCTCTTCAAGGGTGCCGGTGCTAACATCCTCCGTGGtgttgctggtgctggtgtCTTGTCTCTTTACGACAAGATGCAAGAATTGATGTTCGGTAAAGTCTACTCTGTGAGTTGA
- a CDS encoding 60S ribosomal protein uL13, giving the protein MSNFSAQPIVIDGKGHLLGRLASIISKQILTGQKVTVVRCEEINVSGSFFRNKLKYHNYLHKRHIVNPKKSGPFHFRAPSRILFKAIRGMVPHKTSRGAAALKRLELFEGVPPAQDKVKKMVVPAALRVLRLKPGRKFCTLKRISAEVGWNYKDVVDRLEEKRKVKGQAYFERKQAALKLRAKADASVAKNETLTQFGY; this is encoded by the exons ATGTCCAACTTCTCCGCTCAACCTATCGTCATTGACGGAAAGGGCCACCTTTTGGGTCGTCTCGCTTCGATCATCTCCAAGCAG ATCCTCACCGGCCAAAAGGTCACTGTTGTTCGATGTGAAGAGATCAACGTGTCTGGTTCATTCTTCAGAAACAAGTTGAAGTACCACAACTACTTGCACA AGAGACACATCGTCAACCCCAAAAAGTCGGGTCCTTTCCACTTCCGAGCACCTTCTCGAATCCTGTTCAAAGCTATCCGAGGTATGGTCCCCCACAAGACCTCTCGAGGAGCTGCCGCCTTGAAGCGATTAGAACTGTTCGAAGGTGTTCCCCCCGCCCAAGATaaagtcaagaagatggttGTCCCTGCCGCTCTCCGAGTCTTGAGACTCAAGCCCGGACGAAAGTTCTGCACCCTCAAGAGAATCTCAGCTGAAGTCGGATGGAACTACAAGGACGTCGTCGACAGACttgaggagaagcgaaaggTCAAGGGACAAGCGTACTTCgagagaaag CAAGCCGCCCTCAAGCTCAGAGCCAAGGCCGACGCCTCCGTCGCCAAGAACGAAACCCTCACTCAATTCGGCTACTAA